The following nucleotide sequence is from Salvia miltiorrhiza cultivar Shanhuang (shh) chromosome 7, IMPLAD_Smil_shh, whole genome shotgun sequence.
tagtGAGCATAAAGAAATTCTACGATCTAAGAATATACGAGAGGAAGATGTTGATGGAattcaaaaaaatgaatttcctACTTGGTTCAAGGAAAAGGTAAATATATTAGCATGCAATATTTGATTAGCCTACGATATTTTACTAAGATTCAAATTCTTTATATTGATTATAATAAGTACtaagttcaatttttttttttatagatgtCTGTTCTTAGAGTTAATAATGATCCTAGAGCTACCGATGATTTGTATTCACTCTCACAATGGCCGGATGATCGCTACCGAAGTTGGTTTAGTTGCATTGTCAATGGTGTAAGATTTCGTTGCAAGATACGTGATGACAAGTTCAAGACACAATGTAGTGGAGTTAGTACATGGGGTGATGGAGGGGTTGATGATATCATATACTACGGTGTATTGATTGAAATCTTAGAGCTAGACTATATCAACCAAAGAAAAGTGTTCTTGTTCCGTTGCAAATGGTACAATTCTGATCCAATGGGGAAAAGAATAGTAGTTGATCACAACTTGACATCAATTGATGTGACATCTGAATGGTATAAAGATGAACCATTTATTTTGGCCACACAAGCTCAACAAGTATTTTATTTGCAAGACCTATCTCGAGGGAAGAATTGGATGGTTGTGCAAAAGGTAAACCACCGTAATATTTTTGATATTGTTGAAcgtgaagaaggagaagaagaaccCATTACCAATGAAGTATTTCAAGAGGATGATTCAAGTGAATTGCCACATTTTCATCCAACAGAAGATGTAGTTGAAACAAGTTCATTGGTTAGAGAAGATATTGATCCAATCACGATTCCAGATGGATTGATGACTTCACTACATGTTGGAGATTACGATCAAATTGGGGAGGATACAGATGAAAATAGTGGCGATGAAAGATTTATCGTCAATGATGAATCCATTTTAGAGTCTGATGTTAATGAAAACTCCAATGACTCAGATTTTCAAAGTGATGATGATCTTGATAGTACATGAGTATACACGTAGGTAACCCAATGTTATAATATGAATTTTCGTATTTGTTTTTGCTCTACTTATCTAAACTTATTATAATTGTACAGTTAATACGTGGCTGGTTGAAGAGGAGGACTCCGTGCACCTAGAAGACATGCCAGCGTACTTAATGCTATCTCACTTGTTTTACGTTCTGGTgagacattaaaaaaaaaaaagagaaatctatactatatttaaaaggcaactttcaatttaaaattaatttcaaatcaatttctaaattgaatgacaattttatagttataataaaattgaaggtttatatttaaattatatttttctttttactttcttttctttaacttcttattcgttgtttaaattttttttttcccaaaattGTGAAAgacgattaattataaaatatttaatatgcttATAAAATTCAAGAttacgataagagctttaatttgatatattgtttatttaaaatgtaaaaagtaaatttgcttaaatattaaaattttaaattaatagttttattagaaatttaatttttctGGCTAAAATCCTAGGAATCAAAGTTAATTATGTAAAGTTCAAACTTAGAAAATAAACATAAACTTCATATCAAAATAATAGTTGATTTTAAAGTTTTgagaaatcaaaataaatagattGGTACTTGAAGTAATCGAAGTAATCATAAGCATATATTATATTGTACTTAAATATAAACTTCTTGAAATAATAAAAGTAATCATAAGTATATAacgtaattattaattaataaatataaaattgctGAAAATCCAAAACAAACATTAACCTACGGACAAAAAAAAGTATCTTATTTCACCATTATTATCTGcaccaaaaaattaaattttaccgCCATATGAAAACATCTCATTTTACCGCTATCTCcacaaaaaaatatcatttcacCGCCATCCACAAGTGGGCGGTTACTTATTCTCAAAATGGCCAAATGTCTTTCCTCTCCAACAGGCAAGCTCCATTCGAATTATGTTAGGGGTTCTTTTGCTTTTGCCAGATCTAGAGAGATACTACAAGTTGTCCGTCCCAGATTCCATCGCCGCGGCCATCTGGTTCACCGGTGTAGCCTTCCCAACATCAAATTCCCCAAACTCATATTTAGATTTTTACCAAAACTTCACACAACCCTCAATTCAGCGATGGTAGCTGCGAGTGCAACCCCAATCAAGGGCGCCGGAGGCAGGCAAGGCGGCAACAGGAAGAAATATACCGAAATCCGTCAAGGTGACGCTTCAATTCCGGGTTGTGCGCTTGGCTCGTTTTCTGAAGAAGGGGCGCTACGCCCAGGCCCAGCGTATGGGCACCGGAGCGCCCATCTATATGGCTTCTGTGCTCGAGTACCTTGCCGCTGAGGTGTTGGAATTGGAAGGTCCGTGTTGCATATCAGGTGTATGATCTTGATTCTGTGTAGTAAGATATTAAGATGGCTAGTCTTTTAGCCTATTTCTCTTAATGCTTATTGTATTGCCTCATCTAGGGGGTTCCAGGAGCTTATAGCGAGGCTGCTACTTTAAAAGCATATCCAAAATGTGAGACTTCCATGTGACCACtttgaacttttatttttataggtGAATGATTTTGTAATGAAGATAGATAGCAGGGATATAGAAGTGTTAAATGCCTTTACCATGTGGAGATATCTTTGGTGTTGATTGCACTAATATATGGTTTTCTGAATTTGTGATGCATTTTGTCTTTGTGGCTGTAACACAGAGAATTAGGTTTGCGACGACCCTTTGTTATTTCTAATAGAATTTGCTATTTCACTTTTGCAGGAGAAGTCAAGGCCAAAATAAAAAAGGTATAATATAATCTGTTCTGCACTTTTGGTGTCTGCATGTGTAGCCAATTATATTGTTCAAGGAGGCATTATGAGATAAGTATTGCATGTTAGAGATTCTTATAGTTTCTCAGTTATCTCTGTATGCATTAGAACTTCTTGATGTTACTACTGAGCAATATATTTCACTAGAATGCGAGTTCTTTTAGAATCTATGGGGTTTATTTAACAGTTAATCATGACAGAAGCCCAAGTCTTGCGTTATTCCTGCTGTTGAGGTTGAACATCCTGGATGTTCATTCAATCATCATCCTAAGAGCCATCAGGTTGGTATCAATCTCTTATGTGTGtaatttcatcatttttctttttctttctatatTAATGGTTCAACCTTACACTCTGTTACCATAGGATGCCTTAGCTCGTGCTGTTGCAGATGAAATGCAGAAAATTTACCAACATGAATTGGGGCCTCAGCCCATCCCTTTAGTTGTCCCTGGTGAAGCTATTGATGAATATGTTCGTACTTCATCCCGAACTGGTCACTTGAAGTGGAAATGAATATTGTCCCTCCATATTCATGTGCTTTCACTTATTTGCATATGAAGTTTTCATGCACTTCCCTCTTATATGCGTCAGAAATATTTCCTTGAGGCAGATGCGGATGATGGaactgatgatgatgatgatgaacaaAATGAAAATCAGGCTGATGATGGAGATGTGGATACAGAAAAGAGGTGAGAGTCATTTGTTTTGGGTTCTTTTAACCATCTATTAtgtttgtttcctttttctGCAAGGATAATTGAACAAGTAGCTTTGCTTGTATAGTTATGGGTTCTGGTGTCTGGTGTGGGGTCCATATTGAACATCTCTCTTTTGGTGCTAGTGGATTCATTTTTCATTGTTAAATTGATCCgtatgatatttatattctcaATTTAATTTGTCAAAGAAAAGTGAATATCACTGATTGTGATGAAAACTATGCAGCTCTTAGAAAACCAAAAGGGTGACTCGGGTAGAATTTAACCGGAGAGCTAGACGAAAGGAGCAGTTGAGAATTGAAGCAGAAGCGAAAAAAGTGAAGGGACTTTCAAAAGACATAGATGCTCATCAACCCATTGTGAAATCGAGGATTGCAAAAAAGTTGCAGGGTAAAAGGACGCAGATGCTCATCAACCCATGGAGCATAGGATGTAAACAATAGGGACTTGTTTCcttctttcattttctttctttttaggAAGACACTTCGAATTATATGTTTATCAATGTATCTATCATTGTATGCGATACATGAAAAGATTGTATTTCATAATTCATTATATTTGATTCATATAATGTATGATAtgctattttatatttttataaaaattgtgaTAAAAAATATTGTTCACACATAATAACATTTATCCacacttattttatatatttaaaaaataataatatttcttctaaaattaatattaaaaaataattacctATACATAATTTATAAGATTTAGCTACACATATATGTGTCACAAAAGGTACGTGTAAAAACCACGTAATTTCCACGTCATCATTgcattatttcaaaaatatattttcccacaaaaaataaattattcgtgacatatatatatatgtgggtaAAGGCTTGATgaattacccacacataaaaTTTGCCACGTGTAAATGCCATGTCATTTCCACATCATCACTGCAGTATATCATAAATATCTTTTCTCACACATAAAATGTATTATTCGTGACAtatatatgtgtaggtaaatgtTTGGtgatttacccacacatatacATATGTGTGGATAATACCTTTTCTTCACAAAGTTTTACCCACACATGTTGACATTTGacttatgtgtgggtaaaaagaAACAGTGACACATAAATATACTTTTAGCCACACATCCATGTGTGGCTAAAACCCTTAATTTCTTGTAGtggatattgtatctggagggtgattttttttcgcaaggttcgaatcctggagggagcataatattttaaattttgttattcatcagtatatactgcattgttcatcagtatatacgaccctgttcatcagtatatatttcttattcattacgaattaaaaaaaaatcatcagtatatacatcttgtgtAACACCCTGAtaacttagatttattttataagtttaattaatggtattttcttgtatagcttattattattattattattattattattattattattattattattattattattattattattattattattaatgattcctattagaattagaactccttttatcatctttattctttatcttagtaggagatatacatagaaaataatttttttatatttatcaaaagctctttagaaactagtataaatatgggatctattttcaaaccctaaaagagACGGACAcgctaattaattagggttttagagagcagagagggccagaaacgtgtggagccagattttcgcaggaaaacaagttctggcagtttcgggagaacggccataacttcctccacagaactccgattcaagcgaaacaggcggccacggaaagttctctcgaagacgaagaagtcgtatttctgggcaaaatacgatttgaggacgtttgaggcttcaaacgaagacttaaagctgactggtctgttcagctgcgattttgacgaattcttctggtgcggcgctattaagaccttcattccggatttgatttatttagcttcgactttaaggtgagggattatatgcttgttgttatattcatgtatgtttgaatatgcttttagttcatgtttgattatacttgctcagccatgtagaaatacatgttcagaatatcatgttcaagtacatgatcagaaacgcagaatatcatgttcaagtacatgatcagaaattcagaatatcatgttcaagtacatgatcataaattcagaaacactcagaattcagaatatgtgtatgacaatgtgaattatttgcatgtttatgtatacgtgaatatttgcatggtttctcactgagtatattttcaatatgctcacccccttatcttttcagttttgcagttctggagtcgaggtggccatggaagtggagaatgactagtgataaggattttacattgaacatttttgtagaatttgttaagttttagtttatcgttttatttattttttttatttcatgttactactttagttttgacaagttgattttaaattggtttaaacttttataattcaagaaattttatttttatatattagttttcaaagattttatattgaaaagtttatgaaaattggggtgttacatcttgttcattagatatacgttttgttcattagtactccattatatgtcttattcattgtactcatgttacacaaaaaatagggagtctcactggagcgtgcccatatatatatatatatatatatatatatatatatatatagggagaggttcaaataagaaccactaaataaaattagaacatagaaccattttaaaccattcgatcatcaagatctacggtggatgcatcatcttggtggatgaatgcagatcctgggttcgaatcctgaagggagcaaaaaatttattatttttggatgcattaaatttaatagcgaatgcattaatttatatagtagatgcattgattttaatggttcttatgttctcacgataagtgtggttctcactataaccgcaccctaaatatataggggaaggctaaaataagaacgcttcttaaaatataaattaggaaccattttcagcctttagatcatcaagatctacggttgatttatcaccttgttggataaattcatggtcctgagtttgaatcccaaaggtagcaaaaaattatttttcgcaattcatgcctttatacagtttattcatgcgtgttatacataaaattcatgcatttttgttggttcgtaattcttaaaataagggtggtttattgaataaccgcccctatatatatatatatatatatatatatatatatatatatatatatatatatatatatagggggtcgctccaatgagaccccctaattttagtgagatctagggcatgatctggtgcgtttattttatcaatcctatggctgatattgtatttggagggtgattttttttcgcagggttcgaatcctggagggagcagaatattttaaattttgttattcatcagtatatactgcattgttcatcaatatatacggtcctgttcatcagtatatatgtcttattcattacgaattttttaaattttatttttcatcagtatatacatcttgttcattagatatacattttgttcattagtattatatgttttattcattgtactcatgttacacgaaaaatagagggtctcactggagcgcgcccctatatatatatatatatatatatatatatagggttagtatCTATTGAGAAGTGCTATAAGATTTAGAATTAAGAAGCAATCCTAGCCTTTAATCTAGTGTAATCCTACGGCTCTACAAATTCCATAAATTGGGTAAATCAAATTCAATGaattcaaaataacaatattttaCATTACATGAGGATAGTAATGTAACTTTTATTTTACCGAATCAATGCACATCAATCTTTCCCCATTTTTCGACCTTCCATATGCAATTCTTTCAACAAAATTGATTATGCTACCATCATAATCCTTTGAATTAAACTTCAAATgatataactatttgttcaTACAAAACGTATTAAAAATTCATTATACTTATAATTTCATCAATCCGGAAAACTCTagcaaagttcaaatgatataacTATATGTTCAACAAATTAGTAAAATATGTTCATCAAATCAGTAAAAGATGTTCATCATAATTAATACActattcattgaaaaaaaaaagggttatgTTCATCTAGAAAATGAgatttgttcattaaaattCAAAGAATATAACTATTTGTTCAAAATTGATTCAATATAAGTTCAATGGATTTAAGATGAAATATAAAGATGgatataattttttcaaaatcgaTTCAATATAAGTTCAATTGATTCAATATAAGTTCAATCGATACAAATTAATTGTTCGATGAATTGACCTTGATGTTTGATATTTATATGTGTTGCTATGGTGtgtaattattgtaatgtttaatacTTCATCACTCTGCATTGTAACTAAAAGTGATATCAAATCAAAACTCCCATAAATAATTAGATACGTTTATTATATACTGATATGGAAATGGAAGAATAAAAGATATCTAACCGAtggataatatttaaattactaCCCTAACCCTATCTTCAAAATTAACGGCAATAGTGTTAAATAAATCGTGGCCATTAGATGCAAAAAAATCAATGAACAAGATAGCTTCTCACTTCTCACAACATTTATGCTTCTCAATAGATATATATTTCAATTGAGAAATGCAAATGTTGTTAGAAGTGAAAAACAATCTCATTCACTCAATTAACGTAATCTAAGTATCTAACAGTATATGATCAATCCTAAATAGAATGtccaaattttgatgaacatgtcagtaagtttgatgaacatgtcaataattttgatgaacggacatatttgttgaaaatatatatttgttgaaaatcttacactccaggattcgaaccacAAACCAACATGtttgttcaataaaattaatggtagattcatcaaaattattgatttgttcaacgTTCCGCAATTtcgcaaaatatttaatttctcaatAGAACCTAACCCTGTACATTGAGAAATGCAAATGTCGTCGTTTcatattcattctcatttttcatcacaTTTCTGCGTCGACTCACGATTGTGTCCCCTATAGCTGTTCTGTTCACTTGTCGTCTCCCCTTTCGCCATCGTCGGTTAGCAACGTAACATCGCCTCCCCATTTGTTGCGTCGTTGGTCAGCTTAGCACGACATCACCCTACCTCTCCCTTCGTTAATCATATGTTGAGTTAGACctttgaaaaatcatatttgATCCTAAAATTACTAGGAGTATAGATAGAGAACGATTCGAGATATGAAGATTACTAGTACAAATGTAAAAAATCAGTATGCTAACCAAACATTTTTTGAAACAATGCAATTGTCAAATAGAACAGCCGATTTCAAATTGTAGAATCCAAATTGGAAAAAATTGCCCAACAATTCAGTCGGTTcaaaaaaccaaacaaaatCTATGATTTTCTCAATTCGATTTTGCGTCGGTTTTCCAACCTTAGTTGATCGGTTTCGGTCCTAAAAAAACTATGTCCGTTTGGTTCTTGATTCAAACATTTTTTAGACGGTCTGTTGAGTTATGAATCGATGCACACCCCTAAATGAGAGAAGAACGATGAGCACACCTATGAGGATTTTGAGGTTGAAATGCTATACTTCATATAAATTGCATGTTTTGTTATAGTGTGTTtggtttttcttcattttttttttcctgactTTGGAGGAAGGGGAGCGGTAGGGTTTGAACCCTGGATTTCATTGTTCGTAGACAAGAattcgcaccgcttggtgtccccttggagACAGATTTTTCTTCATCTAGGTGAATGTGTCTGCACTTCTTGTCAAGACCTTATTGATTAAAGCAGAACACACGGAGAAATTAGGCAGATTTTTTTCGAACAACCACTTAGCCAAAATTATCATACCTACAAAAATTTCCTTTATCATACCCCCTTTGATCCAGATAAGTTCTTTTAATCCTAAGGGTGCGTTTAtatttggttgtaaaattttcattgcaaaatactccctccgtcccacccaagatgctacatattcctttttgggtcgtcccaacgaagatgctacatttctatatttaacaaaaataagaaattttaaacacttaattaacactaattaagtatttctttattaccttctctctcgtactttatcactttatcatcTTCTATTta
It contains:
- the LOC130992832 gene encoding probable histone H2A.3 isoform X3; the encoded protein is MGTGAPIYMASVLEYLAAEVLELEGPCCISGEVKAKIKKKPKSCVIPAVEVEHPGCSFNHHPKSHQDALARAVADEMQKIYQHELGPQPIPLVVPGEAIDEYMRMMELMMMMMNKMKIRLMMEMWIQKRALRKPKG
- the LOC130992832 gene encoding ribosome biogenesis protein NOP53-like isoform X1, coding for MGTGAPIYMASVLEYLAAEVLELEGPCCISGEVKAKIKKKPKSCVIPAVEVEHPGCSFNHHPKSHQDALARAVADEMQKIYQHELGPQPIPLVVPGEAIDEYKYFLEADADDGTDDDDDEQNENQADDGDVDTEKSS
- the LOC130992832 gene encoding ribosome biogenesis protein NOP53-like isoform X2; this encodes MGTGAPIYMASVLEYLAAEVLELEGEVKAKIKKKPKSCVIPAVEVEHPGCSFNHHPKSHQDALARAVADEMQKIYQHELGPQPIPLVVPGEAIDEYKYFLEADADDGTDDDDDEQNENQADDGDVDTEKSS
- the LOC130992832 gene encoding uncharacterized protein LOC130992832 isoform X4 produces the protein MGTGAPIYMASVLEYLAAEVLELEGEVKAKIKKKPKSCVIPAVEVEHPGCSFNHHPKSHQDALARAVADEMQKIYQHELGPQPIPLVVPGEAIDEYMRMMELMMMMMNKMKIRLMMEMWIQKRALRKPKG